The genomic interval CTTTTTGATAATCGAAACTGCGTGTTGCCGATACAATTCCTAAAGTAATTGAATCTTTCAATGCAGCTTTTGCCATTTTTAAAAAGGCAATATACACTTCTGTTCTTAGGAACATCGAATAGGTAGAAGTATCTGAATTAAAACTTACAAACTCAGGATTTTCAGCGGGATCAAATCGTCCTGCAATATATTTTGGATCTTCAATATCTAATACTTTATTTCGATTCATAGTATTTACAGAATTCATTGCTAATTCCAATAAATTAGCGGGTGTAATCATACATATTAAAATAATGAGTAGATACAAGATATGGATCTTTAATTTATTAAATCCTTAAGTTTTTCATTACGTTCCGCCTCTTCCATTTTAATAACATCTTCTAAGGTTTTCTTTTGCTCTACTGTTTTAGAATATCCACCTTGTTTATCAAATAAATAATAAATATTTGTCAACCATTTTGAGGTATCGGGTTCTTGCGATGGAGATGTTACATATTCTTCTATTACCGGGATTCCCAGGGTAAATGGAGAGTTATCCAGCATATAACTTAACTGGGCATGTGCATTTCGAAGGGTTCGATAACTTCCGTAATGTTCTAATCTCAAACACTCCGTCGGTTTCAAATCGAAAAATGTCCAACCAGCCATATTTGGAAGTTTTTCATTCACAGGCAATGCTGCCATAATAAAAACATATCCGGTTTTTGCTTCCCAATCTAATATAAGACCTGCTGGAGGACCTGCCACTTCGATATTCATAGAATCTAATTTGGCATAAATTTTAGGGTAGTTTTTTGCATAGAATTGAGGAATTTTAGAATTCACTACAACATCCATCAATCCAAAATATTTTTTACCAGGATAAAGTACTTTTGCTGCATTAAAGTTACTATTTACCAGACCTTCGATGTACGTTTTTATTCCATCAATATCTGCATCAAGCATTTGATCCATGCGCGATTTCATTCCATAATAGAGTCCGCGTTTATAAAATGGAATCATTCCGGGGATTCGCGCTTTTATATCAACATAAACTGATTTTTTATCTTGTGGAATAATTTGCCAACTCAATTGTAGGGTAGCTGGTAATTTGTCAGTTTTAAGATTTGCAGAAACAAAAGAATCCTGAAATGATTGTGTTATTTCAACATAACCATTCCCAAATTTGGAACTTTCAAAACTAAAATTGGCACCAAGATGATGCTCTCTTCCGCCTAAATTAAATATTAAATCAGGATCTTGTTTTTTCCAACTATACCATTTTGGCCAATCCTTTACATCATTGAGGATTAGGTAAACCATCTTATAAGGACCATCCACTTTAATCTCTTTATTAAACTTATAAACAGATGGTGATAGAAAACAAACTATAAGATAAATTAATACAATTCCTAAAATCCCTAAAATACCTATTAACTTTTTTGACATATGATCCTATTAATTTGCAAAATTAAGTCTTCTAATGCTCATTTTGAAGCTTTGTTCGTAGCTTTGAAGTCCAATAACAAATACAATCAAATTAATTTACGATTCATGATACAATTTAGACCATTTCGTTGGGTTATAGTGGGTTTATTCTCATTTATTCTATCAACGCTCATTTTTTCACAATATGATCCTTATTTACAGATTAGGGTTGATGTTGTTTATCTTTCTTCGGATGACCTACAAGGCCGGGAAACTGGTACAGAAGGGGAGGTGATGGCTGCAGAATATATTCAAAGCAGAATGTCAAAAATAGGCTTAAGTCCAAAAGGGAATGAGGATTGGCTTCAGCCATTTAAATTTTCATCCAATCCGCATGGAGGAAATGTACAGGATAAAACAGGCAGAAATGTTATTGGTTTTTTAAATAAAAAAGCTAAAAAGACTATAGTAATTGGTGCCCATTACGATCATTTAGGGCATGGTGCCACAGGTTCTTTAGCTCCCAATGATCATTCCATCCATAATGGTGCCGATGATAATGCCAGTGGGATTGCTTCCATGCTTTATTTAGCCGAAAATCTAAAAAATGACAAGAAACTTAAATATAACGTCTTGTTTATTGCATTTTCAGGAGAAGAATTTGGTTTATTTGGCTCCAAAGCATTCATGGAAAATCCTACTATTCCAAAAGAAAGTATCCTGGCTATGATCAATATGGATATGGTTGGCAGGTTAAATGCCGAAAAAACCATTGCCATTAGTGGTGTAGGCACTGCTATTGAATGGAAAGATATTTTGGAAAGCTGTAAAAGTCCTGGTTTCACTTTCAATTATAGTGATGGTGGTATCGGACCCTCAGATCATACTTCCTTTTACCTAAAAGAAATACCAGTATTACATTTTTTTACCGGACAGCATAAAGATTATCACAAACCAAGTGATGATAGTCCTTTAGTTAATTATGAGGGGATTTTCGAGGTTTCACAAATCATTTGGGGTGTTGTCCAAAAGCTTTCTGAAAAGACAGCTCTTTCATTTCAAAAAACCAAGGACGAAAACAAGCAACAATCGAGCAGTTTCAAGGTTACCATGGGTATCATGCCGGATTATGTCTTTAATGGAGAAGGAATGCGTATTGATGCTGTTTTAGATAATCGTCCGGCTCAAAAAGCTGGATTGGAAGCTGGGGATATTATTATTCAGGTTGGAGGCTTTAAAGTAAAAGATGTTTACGAATACATGGAAGCCCTAAGTAAATTCGAGAAAGGTCAATCTGCAGAAGTAAAAGTGAAAAGAAAGGACCTAGAAGTTGTCAAAAAGGTAGATTTTTAAGATTAAAAATGGTTAGTAGGATCCTGGTTTTATTTATTATTTCGTTCCACTTTCCTTCTATACAGCGGATAGATGCCAATAGCTGAATAAGCTTGACCCACTATAACGAACAAAATTCCTGATAAAATTGAAAATATTCTTAGATTTGCCCTCCTTTTAAAGGTCGGGTGGCCGAGTGGCTAGGCTGAGGTCTGCAAAACCTCCTACAGCGGTTCGAATCCGCTCTCGACCTCAAAAACCATATTTCCCCTTATTCTACCGGATAAGGGGATTTTTTTTATGCTGATATTTAAATAAGTGCTAAGATTGGGTTTCCTTCCTTTGCATATTCCGTTCGTTACTAATAATAAGGTTTAAAAGGAAGTGTGATTTTGTTGCATAATCCAGTCCATAGGTTGCCACTAAATCCAATGCATAGGTAACCACTAAATCCGGATCAAAGGTACCCGGCTTTTCCGGAGTATAGGTTTCCACCATATCCGGATCAAAGGTACCCGGCTAGTTTGAAGCCATTATAGGTTTGAAAATTAAGTTGGATTGTCTTATATTTTATAATAGGAAGTATCTTTGACTTATGCGAAATATTTCGTGTGTTTTTATGTTAGTGGCCATTTTTACCAAATCACTACTAACAGGCAAAATAATTGACAAAAAGAGATATGAATTGTAAAACTTGCGACAAAGAATTAACTTCAAAATTTTGCCCAGACTGTGGACAGCCAAACGAACTTAAAAGAATTGATGGACATTACATAATTCAGGAAATTAAACACGTTTTACATTTTGAACGAGGAATTTTATACACGATTAGAGAACTAATTACAAATCCAGGACAAAACATAAAAAACTATCTAACCCAAAATAGAAATAGACTTGTCAAGCCAATAATATTCATAATTATCACGTCACTTATATATTCATTATGCAATAAATTTTTTCATTTTGAAGACGGATATGTGAAATATTTAGCCGATACAAAATCGACAACAAGTGCAATTTTTAAATGGATACAAGGTAATTATGGATACTCAAATATTCTAATGGGTATTTTTATTGCCTTATGGACAAAATTGTTTTTCAGAAAACATAAATACAACATTTTTGAAATTCTAATACTTCTCTGTTTTGTTATGGGAATGGGTATGCTGATTTATTCGGTTTTTGGAATATTTCAAGGTTTGACAAATTTCAACATAATGCAAATTGCAGGAATTGTAGGGTTTATTTATACGACTTGGGCCGTTGGACATTTCTTCGAAAAAGAAAAAGTCATTAGTTATGTGAAGGCTTTTTTCGCTTATATTTTAGGTATGCTAACTTTTTCATTAATTGCAATTTTAATAGGATCTATAACAGATTTAATAATAAAACATTAAAAAATATGGACAGTAAAAAAGGAATGAATTGGTTTTTTGCATTGATTGCATTTACACTGGGCTTGACTTTGATTAAACACATTGACTTTAAGAACTTAACACTTAAAGAACCAGCATTAGACATTCTATATATAATTGTGCTTATAATATCAATATACATAATCATAAAAGACTTAAAAAAAAAGACTGACAAATAAAAAACTGCCACTGACAGGGGTTTGGCAAAATGGGGGCAGAAGTGCAAAATTGAACATTAGTAATTCAATTTGGCATTTGTTCAAACCTAAGCATTTTTGCTTCTAATCCGCCACTAAGTCAAGCGCCAAAACATCAGGATGTGAAAAAACTTAGTTAAAATAAATTGTAAATTTCTTTGTATAATAAATTATGATTTGTATTTTTTAATATTATAAATCATATAACAGGCTTACCAAGATTACAAATGCAAATGTGTTCACTTGAGGATTATATTGATCAGGAAAACCCAGTGCGATTTGTTCCTGCCCGACTGCAGGCGGGGATTTATTTGTTGAGCAATTTGATTTATTAAAACTTGGCTTTGATGTTAAAACTTTAAAGAATGAAGGACGTCCAAGTTTTGAATCTTCTACTCTATTAAAAATTTATTTGTATGGCTATCTAAATGGATTGAGAAGCAGTCGTAGGTTAGAAAGTGAATGTTGCCGCAACATTGAACTCCAATGGCTCACCTTAGGATTAAGACCAAACGATCATACGATTGCTGATTTTAGAAAATACAATCCTAAAGCATTGAAAAACGTGTTCAAATTGTTTGTTTCCTTTCTAAAAGATATTGATTTAATTGGACGTCAAATTATTGCCTTTGATGGTACTAAGTCCAGAGCCCACAATAGCAAAAAAAATAATTATAATCAGAAGAAAATTGATAGGCATCTAGCTTATATAGAAGACAAAAGCAACGAATATCTATGTCAATTGGAGGATATTGATACAAAGGAAGATTTTACAAAAGTCTTGAATATCCAGGAAAAAATAAATAGACTTAAAAAAAATAAGATTAAATATGAAGTTCTACAAAAACAACTAATAGCTTCTGACGAGCCACAAGTTTTCAATCCGAATGCATTCAACGCAGAGCGCAATACTTAACCACTCCGTTTGAACTCATCGAATCATTGACTATACCGCAAAATGAATAATTAATAAATAGTTTACAAATAAATTCCTCTATGCTTTTATCGTTTTCCTGAATCAATCCATTTTATCTCAACAAAGTCACATCACCTTTTGCTTGGTGATACCCCCCAAATTTGTCGTGCCAAACTACGCGGTAAACAAAAACAGCAGGACTGGCAGGTTGATTTCGGAAAATTCCATTCCAGCCATATTGAGGATCATTGGGAGGTATGTTTTGTTGCGCGAAAACTACTTCCCCCCAACGGTTATAAACTGCAAATTCATCAATCAAATGAACATCTTCATTTGCATACACAAAGAAACGATCATTAATTTGATCACCGTTTGGTGTAAAAACATTGGGCACATAAACCTCTCCTCCGTCCGAAATCATTAAGACCAGATATTCAATGGAATCACAGCCTTTATGGCTTCGATGGTTATAAATATAAACACCGCTTTGATTGTAAAGCTGATTGGTAGTTGACCAAACAAAACGGTCTAATGCACAAATCGTGTCTCCAAAATGATACTCCGGATTTATCATAAGCTGCATCTGATATGTAGAATCACAACCTTCGCTGGTTTTGGAATCATACCGATAGCTGCCGCTGTTATTATAAATCTTTCCGGTAATGGGCCAGGTAAAATTGATACAGCTTTCAATGGTATCTTTAAAATGATATTCCGGCCGAATTCGAAGATTTATATTCAGGATCGAGTCACAACCGAATTGATTCGCACCATTTAAAATAATTCTGCCGGATTTATTTGTTTCATTAAATACTACCTGATGAATGGACACATTCCCTCTTGGACAAATAGAAGTGTCTATGCGATATGCTGACTCTGGTCGTATATGAATCTCAACTTGAATTATAGAATCACAGCCCACCACATTAGCCCCTGAAAGTACAATCCGACCGCTTGGATTTAATTCGTCAAATCGCTGATTGTGCAAGAGAATGAATCCTCCTGGACAAATAGCACTGTCTAACTGGGACCTTGATGTTGTACGCAAACTGACGCTTACTTCTATAATAGAATCGCAGCCCACCGCATTAGCTCCTGAAAGTACAATCCGACCGCTTGGATTTAATTCGTCAAATCGCTGATTGTGCAAGAGAATGAACCCTCCAGGACAAATAGCACTGTCTAGCTGGGACCTTGATGTTGGACGCAAACTAACATTTACTTCTATAATAGAATCGCAGCCCCATTGATTCGCTGCATTCAAAATAATACTTCCTACAAGATTTGATTCATCAAAACGTTTATTATGCAATAGAATAAATGAACCAGGACAAATCGTGGTGTCCAGAGTCGCTTTTGTAAAAGGTAGGAATTGCAACTTTACATGGATCGTAGAATCACAGTTCCTATGATTGGCTCCGGGTAAAATAATATCTCCTGAACTTCGGTTTGCATCAAAGGTTTGGTTGTGCAAGATTACTTTACCGAATACACAAGTAGTGGTATCCAAATTAGATTCTGACTTCGTAAGAATATTTAGGTTTACCTGAATCACAGAGTCACAACCAAATTGATTTGCAGCTTGCAGAAAAATGATTCCGTTGGTCTTGTTTTTATCAAAAATTTGATTGTGCAAGTTCAATGAATTTCCATCACAGATCGCTGTGTCTAAGCTATAACTTGTCTGCAGATGAATCGCAGTATTTACAACGACCAAAGAATCACAGCCGAAGCCACGGGTATTTGGAAACCTAACTAGCCCAGAAGGATTTGATGCTGAAAACCAGCGATCGCCTACTTTTACAGAATCCGTAATACACAAATCATAATAGATAGAATCAGGTTTGACCTGAAAGCAAGGAAGCAATCCAAAGTCGATTGAAAAATCATTTTCACCGTCTTTACCACTCAAATAATTAATAGCAAGTTTATCCTTATAAATTAGCGGGAGCGGAAGTGATCGCGATGCATCTGAATCATTTTCGGAATTTCCAAAATTTAGGCGCGTATGAAAGGCAGATGTCGAAAAACTTTGCTTGTTAAAGATTAATTCACCATTGATATAGTTGGTATCTGCACCCAATTGTATAAAATATTCGGTGTAAGGATCCAAGTCGCGAAAATAATATACACCATTCTGATCACTATTTGTTTGTTTAATTAATGAATCTTTCGCATTAAAAAGTAACACCGGAATATTCATTAATGGAGTTTCACCCGGGTCTTGAATCCCATCCTGATCCAGGTCATTCCAAATAAAATTGCCAAGAGATACACCAATACCTTTAGGTGTAGATGAGCCAATGAGTAATTCGATATCGCCTAGTCCTGCTGCTTTACCAAAGGTCCCAAGCTCTCCGGTAAAAATATTGTAATTGACTTTCTTTGTACCTAAGGAATTATCAAGTTGACTCCATCCATTAGACCAAATATTTGCTGGATCCATTAGGGTAGCTAGTACCGTATTGTAACTTGGATGGACAGCTAATGCTCCTAAGCTGCTTTCCTGATGACTGTAAAATCCATCTTGAAAATAAAATTCCCCGCCACAAACTCCCTGATTGTTATCTTTTCCTTGAGTGGTATAAAATCCAGAACTTGCATTTTGTTCTAATATATATTCGTTTTTAAGTTTGAATAATTTAAGGTTGTCTCCACCCGCAAAAGTGATGTATCTAATATTGTCTTTAGTATTCGTCCCGTAATCTCGTCCACCTGTTTGATATCCATATCGGTCTCCAAGTGACACGATCATATTTTCCTCAGAATCGAATTCTATATCTGAAAGCACAGGAACAGGGCCACAAACCACATCTCCTTGAATAAAAAACTTGTAAAAATCATTATTCCAAGGGCGGAATGTGGAGCAAATGTTTCCGTCTAAAAAACCTTTTGTATAGTTGAGTTCAAAAGAAACTTCTTGTTTAAAGTTCCCGTTGGTATAGGAATATACCACTGCACGTAAATCATCCCAATTGCCCGTTGATTCTGCTGAACAAACACCTCCAACATAAAGGGATCCATCTTTGTATTTTAGTCCCCAGGGCCGCCAATCACTGGCAATAGAACATCCAGGATCTGGAATTGGAATTTCCCGAACGCGATCTGCGGTAATCGGCAATCGTAAAGGATTTCCGATTGCAATAATTATAAGAGACCGGTTGTAAAGATTGACAACAAATAAAGTATCCCCGGCATCGTTAACATCCAGATCGCCAAGTCCCCATTTTCCAATTTTGTCAAAAGCAGACGAATCGTGGGAAGCATCCAAAGGATTAATTGGAAGATTTCGAATGAGCAAACGTTCGTCCCCGGTTTGGATACCAAAGGAATCAAGATTTACCATCACTTTTGTGATTCCAAAATAACGATAACCCGGTAGTATTTGTGGGTTCGGTAAAAATCCACTTAAGTCCGTAACATAGATCGCACCCAGTCCGCCAGGCCCTAAAGAGGCGTTTCGTTTTAAAAAAGAACCAGAAAATAACTGACGTGTTTCTTTTTGAAAGCTGAGTCCCCAAACGGATCCAGTTTCTCCTGCATTGGCAATATAATAATTCCCATTAGGTCCTGTCCGAGGCCCACCTTCGGTGGTGGAGTAGAGATTTGCTACGAGTGTAGGCTCCGTATGTGCCGGACTGGCAGGATTTAGAGCGTCCCCCTTTGCAAAACAAGTGGTGACCATCCAGGGATTTGGATCAATCACCTTGGTCAACTGATAAATACCGAGGTCAACATTACAAGTACCTACCGTTGCAAATTGAGTACGGGTCTTATTTTCAGGTCCAGGTATGGCATCAAATAAACCGGCCGGTATCTGGTATTCTACTCTTAGTTTTTGTCCTGCTACTAAATTATCAATAGCCCATAGACCATTTGTTTTAGTAGTAGTAACTGCATGTAACTTTTTGGCATCATCATATAATCGAACTTCAATTCCGCGCAATCCATTTTCGGAACTTTCCTGTAAGCCATTGTTGTTAAAATCAGAATAAAGCTTACCACCGATTGCCATCGGACCAGAACAAACGGGTGGATTACATGGTAAGGGTAAAATAATATTCACTGGATTGGCTGCACAGTTTCCTGTAATAAAAGAAGCATCCACTGAATAGTTGCCGCCATCTGGATCTAAAATAAATTGGACAAAAGGAGGACAGCCTTTCATAAAAGGATCAAAGAGTTTAGTCATCCCATTTAGTCTTACTTGTATTTTTTCACCAGCCACGGGCATTGACCATGATAAAAAGACTACGACGATCACTTTAGATTGATTTCCAGTACGCAGTCCATATTCACATTCGCCAACGATTACGCGGTCAATCGTTAAGGTACATATCGCATTCTCAATAATAGACTTATGATAACTTTTTCCGAAAGTTAAGTCTGATCCAAAAACTATAAAAGCGAGGGTCCACAGTGCCATTAATCCTATTTTAATCATAGCTCTATGATTCAAGAAGTTAATTGACTAAATAAAGGTACTAATAAATAGAACCTTTAAGCATCCTTTATGCGTTTAGTGGAATTCAATCTGAAAGTGTGTAAAAGTGAATTCTGTCTCGTCCTAAAAAAACCTGACCGATTGTAGGCGGGGTTTACAGGTTAATTCATTAATCCTGCTATTCGTTTACATTAGTTTCAGTGCTCCGCAGACACTTTTGTGGTTAATCAAACATTGGTTCTACGCATCAATATTTGAGGTATAAATAGCCATCTTCGCCAAGCCTGAAAACCTTATGCTTGACCTTAAAAAAGGCGGTAAAAAATAAAGTGTCGTATTAAAGAAACTATTATCTTCGTCAAAATGATATGAATGGAAGACCTTTTTAGGGTTGAATTGCTTGATGAGGCTACTGAATTCATAGAGCAACTTGACGAAAAGACTAGAGATAAAGTCTTTTACAACCTTAAAAAAGCATCCAAAAAGTAGGATTCAGAATTATTTAAGCAATTGGACAATGAAATCTGGTATTTTAGAACACTTTACAATCGGCAAAAAATCAGATTATTTGAATTTTGGGACAAACAAGATAAGAATGATACTTTAGTAATAGCGACACATGGGATCATAAAGAAAAGTGATAAACCGTCAATTTCTGAAATAAATCACGCAAAATATTTAAGGACGAAATATTTAAAAAAGAAATATAAAAAATAATGAAAACAACAAGCTTAGATACATTAATTGATAAACATATTGGAAAAATCGGGACTAAAAAACGGGATGCATTCGAAAACGAACTTCGATTAGATTTACTTGGAGATGCTGTGAAGAAAGCAAGAAAAGAAAGAAACTTAACTCAAGAGCAACTTGGCAAATTAGTGGGAGTGCAGAAATCACAAATTTCAAAAATTGAAAATTCTGTAACAGATGCAAGATTTGATACTATGTTGAAAGTATTTAAAGCTTTAAAGGCTAAAGTAAGCTTCAGCGTAGAAATTGATAAAAGAAAACTTCTGTTAACAGAATAAAACAGGCCAGAGCATAACAATGCACTAGCGGATAGACTCCCTAACGGTCGTCCATTGCCAGCGCTGTCTCGTTATGCGTCATTTTAGATAACATACAACAACATGACAATGAACAATGTCGATAATAATTCTTCTTACCGCAAATTTGGCCGGATTACTTGTTTGATGGTATTTGCACTAGGAATA from Saprospiraceae bacterium carries:
- a CDS encoding M20/M25/M40 family metallo-hydrolase, producing the protein MIQFRPFRWVIVGLFSFILSTLIFSQYDPYLQIRVDVVYLSSDDLQGRETGTEGEVMAAEYIQSRMSKIGLSPKGNEDWLQPFKFSSNPHGGNVQDKTGRNVIGFLNKKAKKTIVIGAHYDHLGHGATGSLAPNDHSIHNGADDNASGIASMLYLAENLKNDKKLKYNVLFIAFSGEEFGLFGSKAFMENPTIPKESILAMINMDMVGRLNAEKTIAISGVGTAIEWKDILESCKSPGFTFNYSDGGIGPSDHTSFYLKEIPVLHFFTGQHKDYHKPSDDSPLVNYEGIFEVSQIIWGVVQKLSEKTALSFQKTKDENKQQSSSFKVTMGIMPDYVFNGEGMRIDAVLDNRPAQKAGLEAGDIIIQVGGFKVKDVYEYMEALSKFEKGQSAEVKVKRKDLEVVKKVDF
- a CDS encoding DUF3667 domain-containing protein; this translates as MNCKTCDKELTSKFCPDCGQPNELKRIDGHYIIQEIKHVLHFERGILYTIRELITNPGQNIKNYLTQNRNRLVKPIIFIIITSLIYSLCNKFFHFEDGYVKYLADTKSTTSAIFKWIQGNYGYSNILMGIFIALWTKLFFRKHKYNIFEILILLCFVMGMGMLIYSVFGIFQGLTNFNIMQIAGIVGFIYTTWAVGHFFEKEKVISYVKAFFAYILGMLTFSLIAILIGSITDLIIKH
- a CDS encoding transposase codes for the protein MCSCPTAGGDLFVEQFDLLKLGFDVKTLKNEGRPSFESSTLLKIYLYGYLNGLRSSRRLESECCRNIELQWLTLGLRPNDHTIADFRKYNPKALKNVFKLFVSFLKDIDLIGRQIIAFDGTKSRAHNSKKNNYNQKKIDRHLAYIEDKSNEYLCQLEDIDTKEDFTKVLNIQEKINRLKKNKIKYEVLQKQLIASDEPQVFNPNAFNAERNT
- a CDS encoding gliding motility-associated C-terminal domain-containing protein; translated protein: MALWTLAFIVFGSDLTFGKSYHKSIIENAICTLTIDRVIVGECEYGLRTGNQSKVIVVVFLSWSMPVAGEKIQVRLNGMTKLFDPFMKGCPPFVQFILDPDGGNYSVDASFITGNCAANPVNIILPLPCNPPVCSGPMAIGGKLYSDFNNNGLQESSENGLRGIEVRLYDDAKKLHAVTTTKTNGLWAIDNLVAGQKLRVEYQIPAGLFDAIPGPENKTRTQFATVGTCNVDLGIYQLTKVIDPNPWMVTTCFAKGDALNPASPAHTEPTLVANLYSTTEGGPRTGPNGNYYIANAGETGSVWGLSFQKETRQLFSGSFLKRNASLGPGGLGAIYVTDLSGFLPNPQILPGYRYFGITKVMVNLDSFGIQTGDERLLIRNLPINPLDASHDSSAFDKIGKWGLGDLDVNDAGDTLFVVNLYNRSLIIIAIGNPLRLPITADRVREIPIPDPGCSIASDWRPWGLKYKDGSLYVGGVCSAESTGNWDDLRAVVYSYTNGNFKQEVSFELNYTKGFLDGNICSTFRPWNNDFYKFFIQGDVVCGPVPVLSDIEFDSEENMIVSLGDRYGYQTGGRDYGTNTKDNIRYITFAGGDNLKLFKLKNEYILEQNASSGFYTTQGKDNNQGVCGGEFYFQDGFYSHQESSLGALAVHPSYNTVLATLMDPANIWSNGWSQLDNSLGTKKVNYNIFTGELGTFGKAAGLGDIELLIGSSTPKGIGVSLGNFIWNDLDQDGIQDPGETPLMNIPVLLFNAKDSLIKQTNSDQNGVYYFRDLDPYTEYFIQLGADTNYINGELIFNKQSFSTSAFHTRLNFGNSENDSDASRSLPLPLIYKDKLAINYLSGKDGENDFSIDFGLLPCFQVKPDSIYYDLCITDSVKVGDRWFSASNPSGLVRFPNTRGFGCDSLVVVNTAIHLQTSYSLDTAICDGNSLNLHNQIFDKNKTNGIIFLQAANQFGCDSVIQVNLNILTKSESNLDTTTCVFGKVILHNQTFDANRSSGDIILPGANHRNCDSTIHVKLQFLPFTKATLDTTICPGSFILLHNKRFDESNLVGSIILNAANQWGCDSIIEVNVSLRPTSRSQLDSAICPGGFILLHNQRFDELNPSGRIVLSGANAVGCDSIIEVSVSLRTTSRSQLDSAICPGGFILLHNQRFDELNPSGRIVLSGANVVGCDSIIQVEIHIRPESAYRIDTSICPRGNVSIHQVVFNETNKSGRIILNGANQFGCDSILNINLRIRPEYHFKDTIESCINFTWPITGKIYNNSGSYRYDSKTSEGCDSTYQMQLMINPEYHFGDTICALDRFVWSTTNQLYNQSGVYIYNHRSHKGCDSIEYLVLMISDGGEVYVPNVFTPNGDQINDRFFVYANEDVHLIDEFAVYNRWGEVVFAQQNIPPNDPQYGWNGIFRNQPASPAVFVYRVVWHDKFGGYHQAKGDVTLLR
- a CDS encoding helix-turn-helix transcriptional regulator, whose amino-acid sequence is MKTTSLDTLIDKHIGKIGTKKRDAFENELRLDLLGDAVKKARKERNLTQEQLGKLVGVQKSQISKIENSVTDARFDTMLKVFKALKAKVSFSVEIDKRKLLLTE